The Silene latifolia isolate original U9 population chromosome Y, ASM4854445v1, whole genome shotgun sequence sequence ACAAGACCTTGGAATTTCATAGCAGAGGTCTTTAATTTATAGGCCAATCATATCCAGTGCCTCGCTAATGCTTTCCAACGAATTCACTTTCCATGTTTAAGTAAACGATATCAATAGTTTAAGTAAACGATGACAATGGTTTCACAATATCACCTTCTTGTTTCACAATATAAAAAAAACCCCGCGTTTCACTAAATTAGAGATAGATATCTTCCTAATCTCCGTCCTAACTAAAGGATTTCACAAATTGGGGACCAAGTTTCACACAATGAGggccaagtttcacaatataatctCTACGAttcaaaaaataagagaaagaaacATCATGTCACCCATTTTATAACCAATTTTCACAATAGTGTCatctagtttcacaatataagcttcaggattcacaaaacaaggtctaggaatcacaaaataagaaaaatagcaaaataggtgatttcgaccatttgtGACCGAGTTTCACAATAGTGTCTTCTAATTTCACCATATAAGtttcaggattcacaaaacaaggtttaggattcacaaaataagaaaaaaaaagcaaaataggtaATTTCGACCACTAATGACATAGTATCACAATAGTGTCctctagtttcacaatataagcttcaggattcacaaaacaaggtttatgattcacaaaataataaaaagagcaaaataggtgatttcgaccatttatgacCGAGTTTCACAATATTGTCTTCTAGTTACACCATATAAGcttcaggattcacaaaacaaggtttaagattcacaaaataagaaaaaaaaaaaaaccaaaataggGGATTTCGACCATTAATGACCGAGCTTCACAATAgcgtcttctagtttcacaatataagctttaggattcacaaaacaaggtttaagatttacaaaataagaaaaagagcaaattaggtgatttcgaccatttatgaTCGAGTTTCACAATAGTGTCTTCTATTTTCACAATATAAGTTTCAGGATTCAGAAAACAAGGTTTCGAACATTTGGGTCACTTGCTTCCTTCCGTACCAAGCTGAATATCCCTGCCTGCAATCGATTAATGACGGGTTGGCCTTATAGGACAAAATTGAGGAAGCGCGCTAGTGAACCTACTCTGGGTATTGTTTCTATATTCGACCATGTAACTTGTTGCTCTTGGGTTGTCTCGAAGGATGTTGTCAACCTGATAGTTGTCCATAGTGTCAAATAACAAGCTGATGGAAATGCATAGTTCTTGAATTGTGTACCTTAGCAAACTAACCCGGCATTATTAGGCCAAACTTTTTTAGACTTGAAATTAATGTGATCTGAAGGGTAATTGAACCAAAACCACGACTCCTCTAATTCATCCAAAAAGTCTAATTTGGAACTACAGTTAAATTTATTTATATGACAAATGACAGGACTTCCACCCAGTACTCAAAATGTTATGTTAGGTTTGTATTTGACTATAATGATCAGTTTGTCGGTTCTACAAATTTTGTACGACAAAGGATGACTAAGACATGCATTATCAAACCTGAGTTTTAGCACTGAGGAAGAGCTCAGATGGGGAAACCCTTATGCCAGTGCACGGTAGTCAGAGTAAACAGTGAGAAGAAAAAATGTTCACAAAATCACGTCTAATATGCAGTAATCATGTCGCAGGTTAACAACTCAAATATAAAACACATACATAAAACGTTTAACCGCAACAGAGGGAGTGTTACGAGGTTCATAATATCAtgtctaagtttcacaaaatcaggccCTAGATTCACAACTAAACAAACATATATGCATCATATGATTAACTTTTCACTGTGACAGACCGACTACTAAAAGGTTCACAAAATCATGCCTAAGTTCCACAAAATTAGATCCTAGATTCACAAGTaaacaaatacggagtatatatgcAGCATATAATTAAATTTTCACCGTGCCGCAACAATTATTATAaggttcacaaaatcatgttTAAGTTTCATAAAATAAGATCCTAGATCCACATTTCACAACTAAACCAACGTATACACATCATATATTGTAATAGCCCCAAAATCGTTTAGTATTTACTTTCGCTAGTAACATCCTAACAAAATCAGTAGCATCATCAAAATAACGTCTTTAAGACTCAATCAACCAACTCTTACATTCACACAATTAGGTTACTTATTCACAAAATCGACTCCAATCATAAACTAAACCGGcatgacaagccattcatacaacccatgctttgtcttgaatgcggttttccactcatctccttctttgattcttacttgatgatagccttgccttaaatcaatctttgaaaacagttTGGCTCCACTTAGCTCATCTAGGATGTCATCAAGCCTTGGTATAAGAAACCTATACTTGATTGttatgttgttgatggctctactatcggtccacatcctccatgacccatctttcttgggcacaAGCAAGGCTGGAACGGCACAAGGGCTAAGGCTctccctcacaaaacccttgctcataagctctccaatttgttgttgcaattcttggctagctttaggatcacttctataggctgCCTTGTTGGGTAGAGTAGCTCCCGGAATGAaatcaaattggttatcagagctttggttaacaacaaaatcctttctttgtgagttcattataccctaaccacattaaaaacacaaaaaacaaccatgagtgaagaaaggattgctggaattgaaacacaagttactcaactttctaAAAAATGTGATTTGTTACTAGATTCTttcaatgctatcatggctaatattccaacaccaccaccaagaggaggacaaccacctagaggcaggggtagaggtcGTGGCCTCATGAGAagaggacgagctcatggtggTCGTGAGGAGGAGGAGTTTTCAGATTCAGAGGACTCCATGGCCGAGGCATTTCAAGGAGAGcacaacaaagacttaaaggtagaaattcctgattcatggtagtttaaaccccgaggatttgttagattggtttaggaccattgaaagagtctttgagtttaaaggttattccgatagaaaagcttttaaagttgcaatcttgaaacttaaaggctatgcttccctttggtatgagaacttaaaaaatcagagaagaagggatggtaaggaacctattaagtcttggttaaaactgaaaaagaagcttaatgagaagtttatacctaaagagtacactcaagacattttcattaagctcacacaacttaaacaagaccaacaaccacttgagtcatatcttagagactttgaacaacttactttgcaatgtgaactcaatgagaagcccgaacagaaaattgctagatttgttgaaggtttagataccaagattgctcatagggttagaatgcaacaagtatggtcctttgatgaagccgttaatttggctttaagggttgagaaaatgggtaaagggaaggctacaaccaccaaaccaaccaccaaaacagccacctttaaacccccaaccagtttcaaaattaatgaaccaccctctcaaaacaaaaccaccatacttgacaagggaaaagcagccgaaacctcacaaaaaaagaccatgcctctcaaaaaatgttaccaatgccaaggttatggtcactttgccaaagaatgcccaaccaagagagcccttagtagctttgaagtggttcattggggagatgatgagatccttgtgtgtgatgaggaaagggagggaacggaccatgaagaggatgatgtggttatgccggatgcgggtcttagcttggttacttggagagtgatgcatacccaaccccaacccttggaaatggaccaaagacaacaaattttcaggtctaggtgcaccattaaaggaaggatttgtaatcttatcattgatggagggagttgtaccaatgttgTCTCTAGTACTCTCATTGACAAACTATCATTACCTACacaagaccatcctagtccttataagctaaggtggctcaacaaaggggctgAAGTGAGGGTTGATAAGCAATGCTTGGTTCCTTTTTCCATTGGCAAAAACTATGTAGATTAAGCTCTTTCTGATGTTCTTCCAATGGATGCTTGTCACTTGCTACTTGGGAGACCGTGGGAGTTTGATAGGGACTCGGTTCATCATGGTAAAGACAACACCTACACCTTCAAatttggctcaagaaaggtcatCCTAGCACCTTTACCACCTGTTCTCAAGCATATTCCAACACCCTCCATGCTTGAACCATCTAAGGAAGTGTTGCTAATCAATGGTGCAGAAATGTTGCAAGAGTTAAAGGAGGATAGGGATGTGTATGTGCTTATAGCCAAGGAAGTGGTGGGAGAGCAAGAGAAGGGGCTGCCTAGTGAGGTCCAACGCCTACTCAAAACCTATGGTGATGTGTTTCCAAATGAGCTCCCTAGTGGCTTGACTCCTCTTAGAGGAATTGAACAccaaattgatttcattccgggaGCTACTCTACCCAACAAGGcagcctatagaagtgatcctaaagctagccaagaattgcaacaacaaattggagagcttatgagcaagggttttgtgagggagAGCCTTAGCCCTTGTGCCGTTCCAGCCTTGCTtgtgcccaagaaagatgggtCATGGAGGATGTGCACCGATAGTAGATCCATCAACAACATAACAATCAAGTATAGGTTTCCTATACCAAGGCTTGATGACATCCTAGATGAGCTAAGTGGAGCCAaactgttttcaaagattgatttaaggcaaggctatcatcaagtaagtatcaaagaaggagatgagtAGAAAACCGCATTCAAGAcaaagcatgggttgtatgaatggcttgtcatgccatttggtctttctaatgcaccaagcacttTCATGAGGCTTATGAATGAAGTGCTTAGGCCTCACTTGGGCAGCTTTGTTGttgtatactttgatgacatcttggtgtaTAGTCCTAACAAAGAAGAGCACCTCAATCATTTGCAAATATTGTTTGACACTCTTAGGGAACACAAGTtgtatgggaagcttgagaagtgttcttttatgcaaagtgaagtccaattcttgggtttcatcatttctgaccgtggcatattagttgatcaagagaaggttaaagcaatcaagtcatggcctattcctaggaatatcacggatgtgaggagctttcatgggttagcatcattctataggaggtttatcaaggattttagcACTCTCATGGCTCCTATAACTGAATGTATGAAGAAGggggagttcaaatggggagaTAAGGCTGAAACTTCCTTCAACACCATCAAGGAAAAGCTAtgtgagtctcctattcttgCCTTACCAAATTTTGATAAgttgtttgaagttgagtgtgatgctagtggcattggcattggggctgtccttgttcaagagcacaagccaatttcatactttagtgagaaattgagtggtgccaagctaaattactcaacttatgacaaagagttctatgccATTGTAAGAGCCTTAACTCATTGGAGCCATTACCTCAAGCCAAGACCCTTTATTCTTCATTCGGATCATGAGGCTCTTAAGTACATCAATGGGCAGCATAAGCTCAACCatagacatgccaaatgggttgagttcttacaatcattcaACTTTGCAAGCAAGTACATAGAAGGGAAGGATAACGTGGTTGCGGATGCTCTATCAAGAAGGTTCACTATGTTGAGTTACATGGAACAAAGAGTGCTTGGGTTTGAGCACATGAAAGAGTTTTACCAAGAGGATGCAGATTTCAAGGAGGAGTGGGGGTCATTGCAAAATGGACGAGCTAAAGGGGGTCATTACTTGGTCCAAGAGGGGTTCTTGTTTCGTGGAAACCGTTTGTGTGTGCCAAAGAGTCCCTATAGAAGCTTGTTAGTAAGAGAGGCACACTCCAATGGTCTTGCCGggcactttggcattcaaaagacctatgacatactccaagagcatttctattggcctaagatgcttggggatATCCAAGATGTTATCAAGAGGTGTGTTCCATGTCAACAATCCAAGTCCTACTTCAAAACAGGCCCCTATACTCCTTTACCCGTCCCAAACCAGCCATGGGAGGACATTAGAATGGATTTCATAGTTGCTTtgccaagaactcaaagaggcAAGGACTCCATCATGGTTATTGTGGATAGGTTTAGCAAGATGGCTCACTTCATTGCTTGTAAGAAAACGGAGGATGCATCTAGTGTGGCTGATTTATACTTCAAAGAGGTGGTTAAGCTCCATGGAGTTCCCAAGTCtattgtctcggatagggattcAAAGTTCATGAGCCATTTTTGGAGGTCCTTGTGGAAGCTACTCAAGACTAGGCTCTtatttagcacctcccatcaccccCAAACTGATGGACAAACGGAGGTGACTAACAAGACTGTAGGGAGGATCCTAAGGTGCACGGTTTCTAAGTCATTGAAGGATTGGGATCTCAAACTAGCTCAAGACGAGTTTGCCTTCAATAGGGCTCCTTCTACAAAcacgggcaagtctccatttgaAGTTGTTTATGGCGCCAACCCCCTCATGCCCACTGATTTGGCACCCATCCAAAGGAAAAAGATTGATTTCGATGCTAAGAAAAGAGTTGAGCAAATGCTACAAATCCATGCTCAAgttaagaagcaaattgagaaaacAAATGAAGCATACAAAGCAAGGGCCAAGGGTCCTAAGCAAGGCACAAACTTTGAAGTAGGGGATCTTGTTTGGATTAACCTAAGAAAAGAAAGATTTCCAGCCAAAAGGAAGAACAAGCTCATGCCAAGAGCGGATGGTCCATTCGAAGTCCTTGAAAAGATTGGGTTCAATGCCTACAAGATTAACTTGCCCGGAGATTATGAGGTCCATGGCACAttcaatgttggggatttaagtccttaGTATGAATAGGTTGAAGATGATAATGGCCaggatttgaggacaaatccttttcaagaaggggagattgaagagAATTCAGCCGAGCATGCTCATTTagaacccggttttggaccttgcacaagattgaggtctaacatgaattccgtctaagaagtcgtgcctttttccagcatgggactattccttggtgagtttaggacgtttttgtgtaggaacttgtatcccaaagctTTTCCTATCAAGAGTTTGCCAAGCTAAACAAACCGTGTGCAACAAGGACCATGGCTGGAGCatgcttagttttttgtgcattatgtcgctatcaacattcctcttttgatcaaacatagcTCAAGGGCCCTTAGGAGAGTATCTGCAGCATTGCCAAAGTCTTCCAAGTGAGTCCAAGTGTGCATAAACAAGACTTGAGctagtaaacaagggattgttgtactattagtttactttctatcttttatgctttatgtccttttcttttCTGAATTCTTGTAAGGCATGGGCTGCCGTGTTTTGTGGCTATTAGCAGCTCCTTTTGTGGCCATAGGATGCTATCTTAGATGAAGGGAGGGGATTGTCttgcttgtcctataaaagcaaacacaacccttagacaaaatcagattattttgaatgaaaaaaccctaagaagcaacctgctttctttcttctttatctttgctttgtgcttgataaaactcccttgcttagtgctaggaggttggataagtcctttgctaagtgcttggacgagtcctaggcttaattcattgctttgtgttcgaattaagtcataccttgagtcctaaacaagctgagttttctttgtttgtcatTTGGGAATTTCGTGTCTAATATCAaaaaaactgaaatacaaaatcGAGCGATATATTCCACAAAATCGAGCATAAATTTTTACAAATTAAAACGGAAATAGGAAGCAAGAATTTAAACATGAGATATCAAGCATTgtgatatctacaatctccataACAAGTACAGCtgcaaaatcatcaaaaaataTGTAATAAGGAGTAGGAAATCGCGAGGTTAAGGAAATAGCTGAATTTTGATAAACATCGAGCCTTATATTAAGGAAGTCGCTCAATTCTCATCAAATTCGAACTTTATATTGAGCAAAtcgcttaattttgatcaaaatcaaGCCTCTTATCATCAATTTACGATTGAATTAACAGAATTGTATGAACGAATATGCTCAATTTTGAtcataattatgaaattacctggaAATTAATTGAAATCTTCTTCTGAAATTGTTGAAATCACGTTGTTGTATGTTGTTTTGATGAAATCTACGAACAATTTTCCCCGAAATCACTGTAATTGATGTTGCTAATTTGATTTTTGGAAACGAGATATCGCTGAAATCGCTGCAATGTTGTCGTCTGTTATATTATAGAGAGAGGAACAATAAAGTATTTGGGCTCTTGATTGTTTAGGTtagattttagagagagaaaatattTGGGCCTAATGAAAAGTTAGGAATGACCCCAAATTTCCAGCCGAATGAACATTGAAAATCAGTCCATTGTTAATCAGTCCGCCCAAGCttaatgaaggaatttggtgGGGTCGGCCGCCTCGacataattaacggcctcaccggatctggcctctctctctctctctctctctccctctccctctccctctccctctctctctttctcttctctctctctctctctctctctatatatatatataggcaagatccggtgagtccacctatatatttgagtccataaaacaatatcaagcactatacaaaataatatcacgatttttttttcaaatttttttttttcgaaattttttttttcaacttttttttttcgaattttttttttcaaattttttttcgaaaaggttttttttttttttttttttgttttttttttttttatctttgatattgtttagtataacatctgatattgtattacaaaacaatatcatgatttttttttcgaatttttttttacaaatattttttttcgaaaaagttttttttttttttttttttaaagctgtgatattgtttagtgtaacgtgtgatattgtattacaaaacaatatcacgatttttttttcaatattttttttatgtaagctgtgatattgtttagtataacatgtgatattgtattacaaaacaatatcacgattttttttttcgatttttttttttcaaaaacttttttttttcagctgtgatattgtttagtataacgtgtgaaattgtgtagcataacgtgtgatattgtatcatgaactcacggactcaaaaagatagggtggactcatgtgatcctaattctatatatatatatatatatatatatatatatatataaaactgggttgaaacgctgtggatgcgtCACGTGTCCTATATAGCCTTAATGAGAAGCATTAATTACAGCTAATCATTTAATATGagcataataaatgttgtataaatctcagcaaaatattaattataatttaataaatttattataaaaCTACATAAAAAATTACGGTAATTTGACTCTAAATTTAGTAAAaaattatttgataaaaattctaaaatgtaaataattacgttcattgtgaaaaatgctttcaattgagtataattttgattatattaattgaaatattttgatattttacatttacgtaaaaaaaacattttgagaaagttataaaacttagaccattaaatccagTTAGAAAAATATTTTTGggagagtcattgtatttatttaaaatagaacttaaagaaaactactaagagataagtttttatagtgtgagaatgaaaaaaattatattgcaagaaattgaatacatgtgagattttgataggtttaaatagtgtgataaggagtatgtatgtacacagtaacACATTGATTGCGAGTAcatttaaataatcaaaacaaaagtaatgattattaagtaatatagtattataaacgacatgaacaagtagaaaacacgttacatttttctttagtaTCTTCATTTAAATAGGTATGCGTcaagtataaaatattgattatgactaactaaatattacttttagttaaatattttatatgttatcttttaaatactttgaagttaaacctcaaatttttttttgaaaaagttcaaactattttatttacaggtaatttattaaatatcattgtataaaaataatataattaatagctgtttaaaaaataaaaggtgtaaatttcttatagatatgtttgacacatagcactTGCCGCAcacaatcaaaagaattgaataagttgagtttagacgctatatgtttgatacataaatatcacacgttatacataaaaaaaatataattttcataaaattatattcacttcATTTTGAAAAAATATTAACTGATTTGGGACATAATATATCATTAAATAATAATGTGAGAACTCAATGTTCATCGTTGCATTATTCAAGTCTAATTAGGTCCACTAATAAATGGCAatttttgtaaaatgaaaaaataGACAAGGACAATAAGGTAATTTCACAACTAAAAAACTTGCTAAAAATGGAAAGGGGGAAGAAATTCCGACTAGCttcaaaaaggaaagagggaagaaataagCGACTAGCTAGAAGGGAGTGTGATATTAGATAagtaacaaatttatttataaaacgtttaTCATACATAATTGATTATCATTTATTAGTTTTAATAAttaaattgtatgtattttattttaaaacattgaagttaaacctcaaaaaaaattaaatttgagaaaaattaatttatttttattgctaagtaaaaatattaaagatcatatatgaattatattttttttttcttcaattaaaataataaaattttaaaacaggccgcgcgaagcgcgagATACTAcctagtgtgtgtgtgtgtgtgtgtgtgtgtgtatatatatatatatatatatatatatatatatatagagagagagagagagagagagagagagaggagagagagagagagagagagagagagagagtcgggatccggtgagaactcttaaatatttgaggattgaggattaataagAGCCGTCGGATCAAACAAATGAAAGGCTCAGATTTCGCAGATTTAAACAAATAGGCCTCTGAGATAGTGACACGTGGATAAGGAAAATAAATCACCCTCAAAGCTAAACAAAACAACGCTTAAATTCCGTAAATTATCTTTTTACTTCTCCacctttctctctctaaaaatgaagaaaataaaaggaaatgaGGTACCAAATTCCTGAATCACTCAAAACTACGAAGCAATAACAATCATTCTTCGACATAATTTGCGTTTTGATTTGAATACAGGTATAAGTTTTGCTCTAATGCTTTCGAAATTTTGAAATTAGGTatatttggggggggggggaattggTAAAAtcgattaattatacaatatgcGTGTACGGATGCGTATGTATATTGTTGTGGATATTTTTGTTTGAATGTTTGAAATGTTAAATCTTctgattaattgattatatatCATAATTTACAGGAGTAAATGAGATGGAGTAATTCTGTTTTGCGGTAATTTGTGAATTTTTAGTAGTGATTGAAGTAAAATGGGGAAATGAGCGCAGGATTAtggtaaaaaaataagagaattTGAGTAGTAATCCAGGGAAATGTGGAGATTCATTTTCGCCGTGGACAAAAGACGTGAAGGAGTGTGAGGAAAAGTATGGTGTTAGTCGTGATGTCAGTCTTTCGAGTGAGGATGTCGAGAAAAGGCAGAGAGTTTATGGATTGAATGAATTGGATAAGCATAAGGGGGGTTTGGTTTTGAGGTTGATTTTGGATCAATTTAATGATACTTTAGTTAGGATATTGCTTTGTTCTGCAGTAGTTTCGTTTGTGCTGTAGTGGTATGATGGTGATGAAGGGGATTACGCCGTTTGTTGAGCCATTAGTGATATTCTTGATATTGATTGTGAATGCTATAGTTGGGGTGTGGTAGGAAAGCATTGGAGGCCTTGAAGGAAATACAATCGGAGCATGCAACAGTAATCCGTGATGGGAAAAAGGATACTAGTTTGCTTGTAAAAGAGTTTATACCTAGAGATATTGTTGAACTTAGAGTTGGTGATAAGGTGCCTACTGATATGCGAGTTTTTACATTGAATACATCAACGTTAAGGTTTAAGCAAGGGCCGTTGACAGGTGAGAGTGGAGCGGTGAGCAAGACTATGAAGCCTGTGTCAGAAGATACGGATAGTCAGGGAAAGAAATGCATGGTTTTTGTCGGAACTATGATCGTCAATGGGAATTGTATTTTCTTGGTGACTTATACTGGGATAGGGACTGAGACATGGAAGGTGCACTCACAAATACAAGAGGCGTCCGAGAATGAGGAagagacccccccccccccccctaaaaaaGTAGCTGAATGAATTTGGTGAAATGTTGACTGTTATAATTGGGATTATTTGTGCATTGGTTTGGTTGATAAATGTCAAGTATTTCCTTACCTGGGAATATGTCGATGATTGGCGTGGCCAACAAACTTTAAATTCTCGTTTGAGAACTGTACTTATTACTTTGAAAGTGTTGTAACATTGGTTGTTGCTGCAATTCCTAAAGGGTTGCTTGCAGTTAGAACGACTTGCCTGGCCCTTGGAATCAATAATATAGTGTTACCAAGATTTCCCTTTTGTAttttacaatatcacacgtttttGTAAACAATATCACCCTTCATTTAAAATAATATCACCCTTCTTCTGAAACAATATCATCACATCACAGTTAATTGTGGACAGTACCCCTTTTGTATTTAgtatacaatatcacatgtacttataaacaatatcacgttgtctataaaacaatatcacggttAAAAGTATTTTAAAAGCAGTCTCCAATTTTGTGCtactattaaacaatatcacaaccagTAAAATAAAATACCACAACTCActagaaacaatatcacattgtatgtaaaacaatatcacactatatacaaaacaatattaaAGTAAAAGAATTTTTAAATCCCTATCCACTTTTGTTATATGAGAAATAATATCACAACCATTAAAGTAAAATATCACATGATATTTGAAACAATATTACACTTTACCAAGAATTATATCAGAGCCAAAAGAAATTATTTAGCCATAACTACTTTTGTAATCTTGAGATACAATATTCACCTACACCAGAAATaattgaggattgagtaacgaatggAAAAAGTTATACCATCATGATATCCATGTACTTCCAATTACAATTTTGTG is a genomic window containing:
- the LOC141632160 gene encoding calcium-transporting ATPase 4, endoplasmic reticulum-type-like produces the protein MRYKFCSNAFEILKLGKCGDSFSPWTKDVKECEEKYGVSRDVSLSSEDVEKRQRVYGLNELDKHKGGLVLRLILDQFNDTLVRILLCSAVVSFVLKALEALKEIQSEHATVIRDGKKDTSLLVKEFIPRDIVELRVGDKVPTDMRVFTLNTSTLRFKQGPLTGESGAVSKTMKPVSEDTDSQGKKCMVFVGTMIVNGNCIFLVTYTGIGTETWKIPQNLLVLFGIQTQSRWKNASPVVAQTQEQVQYLDQEQVILVPL